In Paenibacillus ihbetae, the following are encoded in one genomic region:
- a CDS encoding SCO family protein produces MTHARKTSMRRYVMAIVIFCIAAAGYLVLQSLFRPDSLPVKMESPSFAFTDLEGDTVTDNDFDGKIRLTSFIFTRCPDICPATTANMVALQAELQELGRFGNGVEFVSITFDPDNDTPEVLHQYAERMGIDQSGWTLLRGEEAKVKELASQYNFSIVRLDDGLFAHSVTSLLLIDGQQRVRRIYRMGEDMDNDQILADIQTLLKEQQRKS; encoded by the coding sequence ATGACTCATGCTCGCAAAACTTCAATGCGCAGATATGTCATGGCAATCGTTATTTTCTGCATCGCTGCAGCTGGTTACTTGGTGCTGCAATCCTTGTTCCGTCCGGATTCGCTGCCGGTCAAAATGGAATCCCCGTCATTCGCGTTCACTGATCTTGAAGGTGATACCGTAACGGACAACGATTTCGACGGGAAGATCCGCCTAACCTCATTTATCTTCACACGATGTCCGGACATTTGTCCCGCGACAACCGCGAATATGGTTGCTCTTCAGGCTGAGCTTCAAGAACTGGGGCGGTTTGGAAACGGCGTTGAGTTTGTGTCGATCACGTTCGATCCGGATAATGATACGCCTGAGGTGCTGCACCAATATGCGGAACGAATGGGAATCGATCAGAGCGGCTGGACATTGCTTCGGGGAGAAGAAGCGAAGGTGAAGGAGCTTGCTTCCCAATATAATTTTTCCATCGTACGCCTGGATGACGGCTTGTTTGCGCACTCCGTCACATCACTCCTATTGATTGACGGCCAGCAGCGAGTGCGCCGTATTTACCGGATGGGCGAGGATATGGACAATGATCAGATTTTGGCCGATATCCAGACCTTATTAAAAGAACAGCAGCGGAAATCCTAA
- a CDS encoding disulfide oxidoreductase, with translation MNKSGAWLLFAWLVAAVATSGSLFLSEVWHFTPCVLCWYQRIFMYPLVVLLGIAAYRQQTFIVPYILPLIVIGGGISTYHIIIQKLPRSSDAASCGPVSCLNDYLNWFGWLTIPMLALAAFLLIAAALWLARRAQKQEQANEVGAVHA, from the coding sequence ATGAATAAGTCGGGAGCATGGTTATTATTCGCATGGCTGGTTGCGGCCGTCGCCACAAGCGGCAGTTTATTTCTAAGCGAAGTATGGCATTTCACGCCATGCGTCTTATGCTGGTATCAAAGAATTTTCATGTATCCATTGGTTGTCCTCTTGGGCATCGCAGCTTACAGGCAGCAGACATTTATAGTTCCCTACATCCTTCCCCTGATAGTCATTGGCGGAGGCATATCGACTTATCATATCATCATTCAAAAGCTTCCCCGCTCGTCAGATGCGGCCTCATGCGGGCCGGTGTCTTGCCTGAACGATTACTTGAATTGGTTCGGGTGGCTGACCATTCCGATGCTGGCACTTGCAGCATTCCTGCTGATCGCAGCAGCTCTTTGGCTCGCCCGGCGCGCGCAAAAACAAGAACAGGCTAATGAAGTAGGGGCCGTGCATGCCTAG
- a CDS encoding c-type cytochrome → MTRSGIRLILTLVIVGWLTACSGQKSGEVAENTESSIPAVYKQRCLSCHGDQLEGRVGPNLQAVGSRLTEEEIAAIISEGKGGMPAFGKRLSEKELASISAWLAEHQ, encoded by the coding sequence ATGACAAGAAGCGGTATTAGACTCATATTGACATTGGTGATCGTAGGATGGTTGACAGCCTGCAGCGGTCAGAAGAGCGGCGAAGTGGCGGAAAACACGGAAAGTTCGATCCCGGCTGTCTATAAACAGCGCTGCTTGTCCTGCCACGGGGATCAGCTCGAGGGAAGAGTCGGTCCGAACTTGCAAGCCGTGGGAAGCCGTCTTACCGAGGAAGAGATCGCCGCGATTATTTCCGAGGGAAAAGGCGGCATGCCGGCTTTCGGAAAACGGCTGAGTGAGAAGGAGCTTGCATCCATTTCCGCATGGCTGGCCGAACATCAATAG